Sequence from the Gemmatimonadales bacterium genome:
ACGGTGGCGATCATGCCGTTCGACAACCTGACCACGGAGCCGGCACTGACCCAGCAGGTGAACGAGGCGGTCAAGACGGCCATGGAGGGGCGCCTGGGTCTGCGGGCCGCCGGGGAGAACACGGCGGATGCGATCGTACGGGGCTCGATCACCCGGTACGAACCGGATCTCCCCGTGGCCTACACCGGGACCGGCGCCACGAACAGCGCGGGGAACCAGAACGTCGTGGTGACACAGCGGGCCCTGCAGATGACGGTCAGCATTGAGATCTATGACCAGAAGGCCGCGAAGTCGATTTGGAAGCGCAACGGGCTGATCGTCGAAGGCAACTACGCTCCGGGGAATGAACAGGAAGGCAGGACGCGCGCCTTGGACAAACTGGTGACGGACATCGTGGATGGGGCACAGTCACAATGGTGACCGGCCGGTCGAACCGGCGCGGCTCAAGCTCGACGGGCTGCCTGCTGACGCTGCTCCTCTTCTCCGTGGTGGCCTACTACGGCATCAACATCGGGGAAATCTACTGGCGGTATTACCAGTACCAGGACGAGATGCGCTCGCAGGCGCGGCTCGCGCCGAGCCTGACCGATGGCGTGATCCGCCGCCGCTTGCTGCTGACCGTGGACCGGCTCGGTCTGCCGTCCGAAGCGCAGCGAATCAAGATCAAGCGCACCGCGCGTCCCCGGCAGATCACCATCGAGAGCGCCTACGACGAAGAGGTGCGCCTGCCGCTCTTCAATCACACCTTTCACTTCCAGCCGCGCGCTGTCGAGGGGCTCTGATATCATAATGCTTCCAGGAATTGGGACCGTCGCTCCCGCGCTGGCCGCACTGGCCGCCGCTGGCGGCGAGGGCGGACATGACATCGCAGGATTCCTGCTCACGCTCGCCGCCATCCTCGTCGCCGCCAAGCTCTTCGGCGAGATCGCCGAACGCGTCGGGCAGCCCGCCGTCCTGGGCGAGCTGCTCGCAGGTGTCCTCCTCGGCTCGAGCGCGCTGGGCCTCATTCCCGCCTCCGGGCCGTCGGCCGAGATCATCACGATCCTCGCGGAACTCGGCGTGCTGGTCCTGCTGCTTGAAATCGGCCTCGAGACCGATCTGCGTGAAATGCGGAAGGTCGGCGGATCGGCGATCTCGGTCGCGGCGGTGGGCGTCGTGCTTCCGTTCCTGGCCGGCTACCTCTTCTGGTCCCACGTCCCCCACGGGATGGGCGACCCAACCACCCTTTCCACCGCGGCCGTCTTCATCGGCGCGGCGCTGACCGCCACTTCCGTCGGCATCACCGCGCGTGTCCTCTCCGATCTCGCGAATCTCGGCTCGATCGAGGGGCGCATCATCATCGGCGCCGCGGTCATCGACGACGTCCTGGGCCTCGTGATCCTGACCGTCGTGTCGGGGATCGCCGCGGGGGGGGCGCTCTCGCCGTTCAGCGTGGCCCGCATCCTGGCGGTCGCGATCGGGTTCCTGGTTGTCGCGATCGCCATCGGCGGATGGGTGGCCCCCCGCATCTTCCGCTCCATTGCCAACATGAAGGTGTCCTACGCCGTCCCGGTCATCGCGCTTGCGCTCGCGTTCGGGCTGGCGGCGGTGGCCGACATGGCTGGTTCCGCGTTGATCATGGGCGCGTTCGCCGCCGGGATCATTCTCGCGCGTACGGAGCAGTATCATGCGATCGAGGACCGGGTCCGCCCGGTTGGCGCCCTGCTGACCCCGATCTTCTTTGTGTCCGTCGGGAGCTCGCTCGACATCAACCTGCTCAATCCCCTTCGCCCTGGCGGCGGGTTTCTCCTGCTCGTGGCGGTTGGGCTGACGGTGCTCGCGATCCTCGGAAAGGTCGCGGCAGGGTATGCCGCGCCCTGGTCGAAGTTCCGCCGGCTCGCCGTGGGCGTCGGCATGGTGCCGCGCGGTGAGGTCGGACTCATCTTCGCCGACGTCGGCCGCCGATCGGGCCTCCTCACTGACGACGTGTTCAGCGTCGTGCTCCTGATGGTCATGGGCACCACCTTCGTGGCCCCGCCGCTCCTCAAGATCCTCTTCCGCGGGCAGTCCGCCGACGTCGGCGCGGAGCACGTGCTCTGAATACCGACCGCAAGGTCCGCACGCTGGCGGAAGCGCGGGAATGGCGTCGCGCCGAAATGGGCAATGTGGTCTTCACCAACGGGGTGTTCGACATTCTCCACCCCGGTCACCTCGCCTTGCTCGAGCGCGCCCGTACCGAGGGCGGCGCCCTGGTCGTCGGTGTCAATTCCGACGCGTCGGTCCGCCGCCTCGGCAAGTCTCCCGACCGGCCGCTCGTGCCCGAGGAGGCCCGCGCACGACTGCTGGCCGGCTTTGCGGCCGTCGATTGCGTCGTCCTCTTCGACGAGGACACTCCGCTCGAGCTGATCCGCGCGCTGGAACCCGATGTCCTGGTCAAGGGCGCGGACTACACCCGCGAGCAAATCGTGGGTGCGGACCTGGTGGAAGCGCGCGGCGGTCGGGTCGTTCGCGTGGAGCTCGTGCCCGGTCAATCAACCACCCGCCTCGTGGAGCGCCTGCGTGCCTCGCCCTGACGGTCGAAAGAACGACGAACTCCGCCCGCTCGTACTCGAGCGCGGCGCCAATCCCTATGCCGAGGGCTCCTGCCTGGTCCGGGCCGGCGGCACGCTGGTGCACTGCACCGCGAGCGTCGAGCAGGGCGTCCCCTCCTGGCGTCGCGGGTCGGGGCAGGGCTGGGTCACGGCCGAGTACGCCATGCTCCCCCGCGCCACCAGTGAGCGGACGTCGCGGGAGCGGAACGGTCCCGGCGGGAGGACGCAGGAAATCCAGCGGCTGATCGGGCGCTCGCTCCGCGCGGCGATGGGGACGATGGCCTTCGGCGAGTACACCATCAGGATTGACTGTGACGTGCTCCAGGCCGACGGCGGCACCCGCACCGCCAGCATCACGGGCGCCTGCGTGGCGCTGGCCGACGCGACCGCCTGGCTCTCGAAGACGACCGGGGTGCCCGATCCCTTCGGCTGCCTGGTGGCGGCGGTGTCGGTGGGAGTGGTCGAGGGGGAGATCCGGCTGGACCTGGCCTACCTCGAAGACAAGGATGCCGGGGTCGACGCCAACTTCGTGATGCTCGAGCCGGACAAGTTCGTGGAGGTGCAGGGCACCGGCGAGGCCGGGACCTTCAGCCGGGCGGAACTCGACGGCCTGCTGGCCTATGGTGAGCAGGGCATTGCCCGGCTCTTCGCGCTGCAGCGGAAGGCGCTCGGCTGGTGAAGCTGCTGGTGGCTACCCGGAGCGCCGGCAAGCAGCGCGAGGTGAAGCGGCTGCTGGCCACATCCGGCCTGGATCTCGTTTTTCCCGAAGACCTCAACCTCTTCGAAGACCCCTCCGAAGATCTCCTCGAACAGGCGGACAGTTTCCGCGCCAACGCCCTCGCCAAGGCGGAGCATTTCGCCAAGCGGTCCCAGCTGCCGACAGTGGCGGACGACTCCGGGCTTGAGGTGTTTTACCTCGGCGGCGCGCCGGGCACCCGCTCCAAGCGGTGGGCTGCGGCGACGGGGACGGCGGATGAAGTCGACGCGGCCAACAATGCCGAACTGATGCGGCGACTGGCGGGGGCGCCGGAGCTGAAACGCATGGCGCGGTATCGGTGTGCGCTGGTGTTGATCCGGAAGCCGGGGGCGATGCCTGAGATCTTCGAGGCTGAGTGCGCCGGACGCATCCTGGAGGCGCCGGCCGGGACCGCCGGGTTCGGATATGATCCTTATTTCTTTTCCACGGATCTCGGCAAGAGCTTTGGCGAAGCAACCGACGACGAAAAGGATGCCGTCAGCCATCGGGGGCGTGCGTTCCGGGCGATGGTGGCGGCGCTGAAGGAAGACAGTTGATGACACGAGCCGTGCGTGGCGTGGTGCTGGCAGCCGTACTCGGCGCCTGCGCCCCGGCCGACAAGCCGATGGAGTTTCCCGCCCTGCAGGACTTCGCCTCGCGCTACACCGCCGCCTGGGGCAGCCAGGACGCCGCCAGCGTGGCGGCCTTCTACGCCAAGGACGGCACCCTGACGATCAATGACGGCCCCCCCGCGGTCGGTCGGCAGGCGATCATGACCGCGGCGCAGGGATTCATGTCGGCGCTGCCGGACATGGCGCTCTTCATGGATTCGATCAAGATCGTCGGGACAGGTGCGGAGTATTTCTGGACGCTGACCGGCACCAACACCGGCCCCGGCGGGACGGGCAACGCCGTCTGGGTGAGTGGGTATGAAGAATGGACCTTCACGCGCGACGGGTTGATCGCACAATCGCTCGGTCATTTCCCGGCGTCTGAATACGAGAAGCAGCTGCGGGGCGAAGCGCCTGACGGCGGGTCGGGCGCATCCGCGACGCCGTAGGCCGATTACGGTGCCCTCACGACTCGGCGCAGGCGATCGCCGCCTGCAGCAGGGCCGGCGTCGTCCGGAAGTGGGAATTTGCGTGGCTCGAACCGCCCTGGTTGACGCTGACCGCCGCGACCACTCCGGTGGCAGGGTCGTAGAGTACCAGCGCGGTGGCGTTGCCGGTGGCGCCACTGTGGCCATAGAGCGTCCGCCCGAGGTAGTTATACCGCCGGATGCCGAGTCCCCTGCCGAGTCTGGCCTGCGATCCCTCCATCGTCCGGGACAATCCTCAGCATCTCCGCCCGCGTGCCTGGGGCGAGCAGCGTGCCGGCAAAGGTGCGCTGCGCGAAGTCCGCGATGTCGCCGGCCGAGGCCTGGACTTCGATGCGGGAACTGAACAGGGCCGGACCGAAGTAGAGTGCGCTGAAGTCGTACAGCACGCCGGCCGCGTTCGATGCCCACTGCGTGGCGAGGGGACCAGGGGCGGGGCCGTCGCCTGCCACCCAGCTCTGCGTGTGTCCGGGCCAGAGCTCGCGCTGCATGAATGTGCCAACCGACACGCCGGATTCACGAGCCACGATGATGCCAAGCAGGAGCCGATTGGTGTTCGAGGCGTTCCAGCCCGTGCCCGGCGCGAAGAGGGGTGGCCCGATGAACGCCAGCAGTTCATCCGGCTGCCAGTATCGGTCGGGGTCCGCCAGGATGGTGGCGCTGTAGTTGGGTGCCGCGGAGTAGTCGGCGAGCCCGCTGGTCTGCTGCATCACCAGCCGGAGAGGAATCGAGGGGTTCACGTTGGACGCGTTCGGGAACCAGCGGCCGAGCGTGTCGTCAAGCGCGATCACGCCCTGGTCCACCAGCCGCAACGCGGCCACCACGGTGTACATCTTGGAGATACTGCCGGTTCCGATCATGAGGTCGGATCGCATGGGATCCTGCACCCCGTTCCTGCCGTAGACCCCGTGCCAGGCGTGCCGGCCTGGGATCAGCACCGCGGCCTGGGAGCCATGTACGCCATTGCGGGCGGAGCTGTCCCGCAGGATCGCATCGAACGCCGCATCGGCGGCCGGGCAGGCATCGGGCCCGGCGCTCGCGGAGGAACAGTGCAGGAGCAGCACGGCGAGCCCGAGCGAGACGACACGACGACTCATGAGATGTCTCCGCGGTGTGAGGTAGCCCCGGGGACGGGACTTGAGTGGTAGGACGACGCAGGAGTCCCGGGCCACACGGCCCGGTGAACAGCCGAGTTGCCCGGTGTTCCGTCCACCCGTAGCTTCACTCACCTGTCCAAACTCTCACGCCCGGCACACAGGAACGACGCATGCGACGTCTCGGTGCACTTGCTCTCCTGATCATCATCGCGGTCACGACCGTTGCGGCCACCCATGCGTCCCGGGTCCTGGATAACGGCCTTGCGCGCACCCCGCCGATGGGGTGGAACAGCTGGAACAAGTTCGGCTGCAACGTGAGCGACTCGCTCATCCGCGGGGTGGCCGATGCGATGAGCTCCAATGGCATGCGTGAGGCGGGGTATCAGTACGTCACCATCGATGACTGCTGGCAGGTGGCGCGCGCCGCCGATGGAACCATTCTGGCCGACTCCGTCAGGTTCCCGCATGGCATGAAGTCGCTGGCCGACTATGTGCACGCGAAGGGGCTCAAGTTCGGCATCTACACCGACGCCGGCCGCCAAACCTGCGAGGGACGACCCGGCAGCTATGGGTACGAGGCGATCGACGCGAAGACGTACGCATCATGGGGTGTGGACTACGTGAAGGTGGACTGGTGCAACAGCGAAGGGCTCGACGCGCCGACGCAATACGCCATCTTCGGCAGGGCGCTGGCGGCCTCCGGGCGGAAGATCGTCTACAGCATCTGCGAGTGGGGAAGCAACCGACCCTGGGAGTGGGCGCCACCCATCGGCAACCTCTGGCGCACCACCGGCGACATCAGCGACCGGTGGGGCAGTGTGCTCTCGATCGTCGATCTCTCCTCCCAGTACTGGCATGTGGCACGGCCCGGCGCGTGGAACGATCCCGACATGCTCGAAGTGGGCAACGGCGGGATGACCACGACGGAGTATCGGGCCCATTTCAGCCTCTGGGCCATGATGGCGGCGCCACTCATCGCCGGGAACGACGTTCGCACCATGTCGGATTCCACCCGGGAAGCTGCTGCCACTCGCGATATCCTCCTCAATCGGGAGGTCATTGCGGTCGATCAGGATCCGCTGGGGGTGCAGGGCACCATCGTGCAGGCGTGGCCCAGCGAGCTGCAGGTCTGGGTCAAGCCGCTGGCTGACGGATCGCGGGCGGTGCTCCTCTTCAATCGCGCGTCGGTGCCGTCGGCCATCACCGCGTACTGGAGTCGGGTCGGCATCAAGACCAAGGCGGCGCGAGTCCGGGATCTCTGGGCGCACACCGACTCGGCATCCGTCGAGTCCCGGTACACCGCCACGGTTCCCTCGCACGGAGTGGTGATGTTGCGGGTGTGGCCGGTGGGGGAATAGATGCAATCCACCGCTCGACAGGTGCTCACCTCCGCCCTCTGCCTCACCCTGTTGGGCTGCTCGGGCTCAGACGGCACGGGGCCCGCCACGCCTGAAGGACCGCAGATCCTGGCGCTCGGCCCGAACCAGACCTACCCAGGTACACCCGGCATGACGCTGGCGGTCCACGGCAGCCGATTCTCCCCGAACTCCGTCGTCGAATGGAACGGATCTCCGCGAGCCACAACGTTCGGTGATGGAGCTCACCTGAGCGCATTCATTCCAGCGGGTGACCTGACCTCGCCCGACACCGCGTTCGTGCGGGTGCGCGATGGGGAGGACCTCTCCGCGGCCGCGCGGTTCGTTATCTCCCCGACTGCCGACTGGCTGTCCATCGGCGATCGGTTCCCCTTGCCGGACGCCGAAGCCAACATCGGGGACCTCCTGACGGCCACCTTTACCGACGCGCTCGACCCCGTCAGCCTGACCGATTCCAGCGTGACGCTCTCCGATGGCGGTGTGCCGGTGCCGAGTACACGCGTCTATGACGCTGCCACGCGTACCGTCACCGTCTCCGCCACCCTCCAGCCGCTCCATTCCTACGTCCTCACGTTCGGGACGGACATTCGAAGCGAGCATCTCGGGGCGCTCCCGGCTCCCATCTCGTGGGGCTTCACGCTGCCTCGGGCGCGGGTGGTCACCTTGAGCGCCAGCGGTGTGCGGCCCGCCATCGCGGTCACGACCGATGGGAAGCCACACGTGGCATTCCGGAACGACGACGGCCCCGGCGGCTATACCCTGCAACTGGACGACTGCACGGCAGATTGCACGTCGGAGGGCGGGTGGACCGGGCGGGCGCTGGACGTGGGCGGGGACTATGCGAACCTGGTGGCCGGGTCTGGGAACACCCTGCATATCGGCTATCAGGGGTTTGGTGTTGATTATGCGAACACGCTCGGGGGGCACACGGTGGTGGATACGACCGGGTGGCTCGGATGGACATCGATCGGGATCGCGCCCGGGGGCCGGCTTCACATGGCGTACTACGCGAGCACCAAGCTTCGTCACGCGACATGCCAGGGGAGCTGCCTGACGCCGGGCAGCTGGATCGTGGACACGGTCGACACGACCGGGGACACGGGTGCGTACACCACGACCACCGTCGATGCCGCGGGAACGGTCCACATCGCGTACCTCCGGAACGACACGGGTGATCTCCGCTATGCGACCTGCCCCGCGGAGTGCACCGCGGGTGGCTGGTCCACCGCCACGGTCGCCTCCGACGGCAACGTCGGTTACGGCGCCTCGATCAAGGTGAGCGGCGGCACCGCACATCTCACCTACATCGATGCCACGCTTGGTGCGGTCCGCTACGCGACCTGCAGCTCGAACTGCCTGGATTCCGCCAGTTGGTCCCTGACGACGGTCGCCGGGGTCTCTGCCGGGCAGCTGGGCAGCATCCCGTACGACACCTACCTGGAGACAAGCCTGGCGCTCCTGCCCGGGGGCGGGCTGGCGGTGGCCTACTTCGACGTGGTCGACCTGGCTGTCCGGGTCGCGAGCTGCGCGACCGGATGTGACCAGACGTCGAACTGGCAGTCTGTGCTTGTGTCCCGTAGGGGGCCTGCATGGCCACCGGCCTACGCCCTGGGACTCGCGGTCGCGCCCAACGGCAGGACCTCTGTCGTCTGGCAGGGGGCCCACGAGACGATCTTCTACATCGAGTACTAGAACACTTCCTGCATGGCGGCCGAGGTCGCCGATTGGATCCGATTGATGCTGCCAACCCTCCTGCTCACCGGCATGCTGACGGCTGCGTCAGCTCCTTCACCAGTGACCGCCGGCCCACCCCGCGACTCGGTGGATCTCGCCGCCATCGCCGCGCTCATCGACCGCGTCCTCCCAGGCCGCGCACAGGACTTCACGCTCACGGTGATTCCCGACAGCGCCGGCCTCGACGTTTTCGAGGTGGATCAGGACGGCAGCCGCATCGTCCTCCGTGGCTCCTCGGGCGTGGCGCTCGCCTCGGCGCTCAACTGGTACCTTGAGGATGTCGCCGGTGTGAGCGTGTCACTCCCCCTGCAACCGGTCTACCTTCACACGCTGCCCGCCGTCTCGGCCAAGGCGCGGCACACCACTCGCTACCGCATCCGCTACTTCTTCAACTACTGCACCTTTTCCTACTCCATGGCGTGGTGGGACTGGGCCGACTGGCAGCGGATGATCGACTGGATGGCACTCAAGGGGGTCAACGCGCCCCTGGCAGTGACAGGGCAGGAGGCGGTGTGGCGGGAGGTGCTGCAGGAGTTTGGGTTCAGCCGTGAGCAGGTGGGGCAGTTTCTCGTGGGGCCCGCGTACCTCCCCTGGGGATGGATGGGGAACATCGACGGCCTGGGCGGGCCGCTGCCGGACTCCTGGATTGACAGTCACATCACCCTCGAGCGGCAGATCCTCGCGCGCGAACGCGCGCTGGGCATGACGCCGGTGCTCCAGGGGTTCACCGGACATGTGCCGGAGTCCATTACCCAGATTTATCCCGCCGCCACGATCCACCAGACCGGCGACTGGTCGGCGGGCTTCAGCGGCACCTGGTTCCTCGATCCGACCGACTCGCTTTTCCAGCGCTTCGGCCGGCGCTTCGTCGAGACGCAGACCGCGCTCTATGGGACCGATCACCTGTATGCCGCCGATCCCTTCAACGAAATCGATCCTCCGTCGGACGATTCGACCTTCCTGGCGGGGATGGGGAAGGCCATTTACGGCGCCATGCACGGAGCGGATCCCGAGGCGACGTGGGTCCTGCAGGGGTGGTTCCTCTACTACCAGGCGAAGTTCTGGCGCGCCCCACAGGCGCGCGCCATGTTGGGCGCGGTGCCGAACGACCGCATGGTGGTGCTGGATCTCTGGGGCGACCGCTACCCGGTCTGGAAGGCCCGCGAGGGGTTCTACGGCAAGCCGTGGGTCTGGAACGTCCTGTACAACTTCGGCGGCAAGGTCAGCATGAACGGCGACCTCCCGAAGATTGCCGCCAACCTCGACAGCGTTCTCCGCAGTCCGGACAAGGGGAACCTCGTCGGCCTCGGCATGACGATGGAGGGACTCGGCACCAACCCGATCGTGCCCGATTTCGTGATGGGCCAGACCTGGCTCGACAGCGTGCCGCCGGTGGAATCCTGGACCAAGGACTATATCGCGCGGCGCTATGGCGCCCCCGACCCTCATGCGTGGCACGCCTGGCAGCTGCTCCTTGCCACCGCGTATCGCTCAGGCGCGCAGACCGGCAACTTCCTCGCCGAGCGCCCGCAATTCTACGAGAAGGGCACCCGGTACCGGTCGGAGCCGGTGCCGCCCTATGACCCGCGGATCCTGGCCGCGGCGCTCGATTCGCTGCTCGCCGCCGCGCCGGCCCTCGGCGCCAACGACGCGTACCGCTACGACGTGGTGAACCTGGCCCGCCAGGTCCTGGGAGAACTGGGACTGCCGCTGATCAATGCGGTCCAGGCCGCCTACGACCGGAAGGACCAGGCCGCGCTGCATGCGGCGGAGCAGCGTGTCGTTGACCTGCTCCAGGACCTGAACACCCTCGCCGGCACCCGCCGCGAGTTCCTGCTGGGCGTCTGGCTGGCGGATGCGCGGCGGTGGGGAACGACCGCCGACGAGCGGCGGCTGTACGAGTATAACGCGCGGAACATCATCACCCTCTGGGGCAGCAAGTGCACCGAGGGCCAGAATGACGACCTGAACCTCTACGCGTTCAAGGAATGGGAGGGGATGTTTACGTCGTACTACCTGCCGCGCTGGGAGGCGTTCTTCAAGCTGCTCAACCACTCCGTCACCACCGGCGTACAGTTCGACCGCGCGCCGTTCGCGGCTGAGATGTGCGCGTGGGAGCAGCAGTGGTCACGGGAGACCGGTTCGTTCCCCACGGAGCCGCAGGGCGATGCGGTGGCAACCGCCCGGCGGCTCGCGGCGAAGTATCACGTGCAGTGAGACGGCAGGCCGGTCAGGCGAACCACCCCTCGACCTTCGATCGGGTCGGCACGCCGCCGGCATGCACCACCTGCCCGTCCAGCACGACCCCAGGAGTGGACATGATCCCGTAGGACATGATGTCCTTCATGTCCTCGACCTTGGTCAGGGTGAATTCGACCCCTTTCGCCCGGGCGACGGTCTCGATCAACCCCGCGGTCGACTTGCAATTGGAACAGCCCGAGCCGAGTACCTTGATGTCGATCATGGTGTCATGCCTTGGATCAGGTGAACAGAACGTTGAAGAGGAACCCGACGGCCAGGATACCCACCCCCACGACCCCCAGAAAAACCGCCAGCAGCTTTGGGGTCAGCACCTTCCGCAGGATGATCGTCTCGGGGAGGGAGAGGGCAATTACCGACATCATGAAGGCCAGCACCGTCCCCAGCGCCGCGCCCTTCCCAAGCAGCGCCTCGACGACCGGAATGATGCCGGCGGCGTTGGAGTACATCGGGATGCCCACCAGGACCGCGGCCGGTACGGACCACCAGGAATCCTTCCCCATGATGGTCGCCAGGAGTTCCGCCGGCGCGAAGCCGTGAATGAAGGCGCCGACGGCGATTCCAGCGATCATCCACATCCACACCCGCCCGACGATCTCCCGGACGGCGGTCACGCCCTCCTTCAACCGGTCGACGAAGGTCAGGGCGCCCGACGTTATGACGGCATCGGTCGCGCGTACCTCGCGGACCCATGATTCGAGCCAGCCCTCCAGGTGCAGTCGCCCGATGACCCAACCGGCGACGATGGCAACGCCAAGTCCGAAGCCGAGGTACGCGACCGCGACTTTCCACCCCAGCAGGGCAAACAGCAGCCCCAGCGCCACCTCGTTGATCATCGGGGCCGCAATCAGGAACGAGAACGTCACCCCGAGCGGGACACCCGCGGATACGAACCCGACGAAGAGCGGGACGGCAGAGCAGGAGCAGAACGGGGTGAAGATCCCGAGTCCCGCCGCCGCCACGTTGCCGGCACCCTCGCTCCTGCCGGAGAGCAGGGCGCGTGTCCGTTCGGGAGAGAAATAGCTGCGCACGACACCCATCACGAAGACCACGAGGGTCAGGAGCAACAGGACCTTCGGCGTGTCATACACGAAGAAGCGAACGGCTTCCTCGAGCCGCGTCCCCCGCTCCAAGCCGAGACTGGCGGAGATCCACTCCGACAGGGGCACCAGCTGGCTGTAAATCGCGAACCAGAGCACGATCGCGCCCAGCGTGAGGCTGAGCCATTTGACGGTGGATGGCGCCGGCTGCTGCCCGGGCGTGTGGAGGGCCGCACTCGTGGTCACGCGACCCGCCTTGGGGGGGCGGCGTCCAGGCTGGCCAGGACGGCCTCGACGATGCGGACTTGCGGTCGTGGCAGGGAAGGGTTCCGGCGATACCGCACCCATTGGGCGTCCCGGCGGTCGACCACGAGGCCGACCCGCTTCAGCTGCGCCATATGCCGTGACATGCGCGACTGGGACGCCCCGAGCCGTTCCATCAGCTCACAGACACAGTGCTCCTGACCGTCCCAGAGGAGGCGGAGGGCACCCAGCCGAGTGGGCTCGGCGATGGCGGTGAGGAGGGGCTTGAGTTCATCCATGTCCGAATATACACTCACGCGCATATGCCAGCAAGCGCATACTCAAACTTGAGCGCATGGCAGCGCCATCCTGCGGGGCCAACGCGCGCCGCTGGCGCATTACCTTGCGTACTGTTCGGAGGGCTGTTGACCGTTCGCAGGATGTGAGCGTGACACTGACAACGGGAGTACGCGATGGGGAAGAAACTGCTGATGATCGTGGGGGACTTCGTGGAGGACTACGAGGTGATGGTCCCCTTTCAGGCACTGCGTGCGGTCGGGCACCAGGTTGATGCCGTCTGTCCCAAGAAGGCGGCAGGAGATACCGTGCGCACCGCGATCCATGACTTCGAGGGCGATCAGACCTACTCAGAGAAGCCGGGTCACAATTTCGCGCTGAACGCCACCTTCGACGAGGTGCGTGAGCCGGACTACGACGCACTGGTGATTCCCGGGGGACGGGCACCGGAGTACCTCCGGCTGGACGGGCGCGTGATCGCCATTGTCCAGGCCTTCGCCAGGGCCGGGAAGCCGATCGCCGCCATCTGCCACGGTGCCCAGCTGCTGGCGGCGGCCAATGTCATCACCGGCAAGCGGATCAGCGCCTATCCTGCCTGTGCGCCGGAAGTGGAGCTCGCCGGGGCGACCTATGCCTCGATCAGCATTGATGACGCCGTGACGGATGGGAATTTCGTGACGGCGCCGGCCTGGCCGGCCCACCCGGCATGGATTGCGCAGTTCCTCACCGTGCTCGGGACGCGGATCGAACACACGGCGTGACGTGCGACGGCGCGCCCCGCCATCTGCGCTCGAGATTGGCAGAGACGGGGCGTGCCGGCACAACCACCAGGCGAATCCTGTTCCTCAGTGCCGCCGGTCGTGTCCCCGGTTATCCCACCCGCCTTCCACGTTGTCTATGGTCCAGATCTCTCCAGCGAGCGAGATGATGTACGCCGTGTTCCCGATGAATTCCATGGACGTCGGGATATTCAGCGCTTCCGCCACGGTCGACAGCGATCCGTCCCGGTTGACTCTCAGGAGCTTGCCGGTGTTCGGCAACGCCGGCGCGCCGGGGTCGCCGCCGCCGAACACACCCTGTGCCAGCCCGAACAGCGCCCCACCGCGCCCGCGTTTCACGTCGACGCACAGCCGGCAACCGACCGCCACCTCCCGGACGTCGCCCCCCCA
This genomic interval carries:
- a CDS encoding permease gives rise to the protein MTTSAALHTPGQQPAPSTVKWLSLTLGAIVLWFAIYSQLVPLSEWISASLGLERGTRLEEAVRFFVYDTPKVLLLLTLVVFVMGVVRSYFSPERTRALLSGRSEGAGNVAAAGLGIFTPFCSCSAVPLFVGFVSAGVPLGVTFSFLIAAPMINEVALGLLFALLGWKVAVAYLGFGLGVAIVAGWVIGRLHLEGWLESWVREVRATDAVITSGALTFVDRLKEGVTAVREIVGRVWMWMIAGIAVGAFIHGFAPAELLATIMGKDSWWSVPAAVLVGIPMYSNAAGIIPVVEALLGKGAALGTVLAFMMSVIALSLPETIILRKVLTPKLLAVFLGVVGVGILAVGFLFNVLFT
- a CDS encoding Ig-like domain-containing protein, producing the protein MQSTARQVLTSALCLTLLGCSGSDGTGPATPEGPQILALGPNQTYPGTPGMTLAVHGSRFSPNSVVEWNGSPRATTFGDGAHLSAFIPAGDLTSPDTAFVRVRDGEDLSAAARFVISPTADWLSIGDRFPLPDAEANIGDLLTATFTDALDPVSLTDSSVTLSDGGVPVPSTRVYDAATRTVTVSATLQPLHSYVLTFGTDIRSEHLGALPAPISWGFTLPRARVVTLSASGVRPAIAVTTDGKPHVAFRNDDGPGGYTLQLDDCTADCTSEGGWTGRALDVGGDYANLVAGSGNTLHIGYQGFGVDYANTLGGHTVVDTTGWLGWTSIGIAPGGRLHMAYYASTKLRHATCQGSCLTPGSWIVDTVDTTGDTGAYTTTTVDAAGTVHIAYLRNDTGDLRYATCPAECTAGGWSTATVASDGNVGYGASIKVSGGTAHLTYIDATLGAVRYATCSSNCLDSASWSLTTVAGVSAGQLGSIPYDTYLETSLALLPGGGLAVAYFDVVDLAVRVASCATGCDQTSNWQSVLVSRRGPAWPPAYALGLAVAPNGRTSVVWQGAHETIFYIEY
- a CDS encoding alpha-N-acetylglucosaminidase; its protein translation is MLPTLLLTGMLTAASAPSPVTAGPPRDSVDLAAIAALIDRVLPGRAQDFTLTVIPDSAGLDVFEVDQDGSRIVLRGSSGVALASALNWYLEDVAGVSVSLPLQPVYLHTLPAVSAKARHTTRYRIRYFFNYCTFSYSMAWWDWADWQRMIDWMALKGVNAPLAVTGQEAVWREVLQEFGFSREQVGQFLVGPAYLPWGWMGNIDGLGGPLPDSWIDSHITLERQILARERALGMTPVLQGFTGHVPESITQIYPAATIHQTGDWSAGFSGTWFLDPTDSLFQRFGRRFVETQTALYGTDHLYAADPFNEIDPPSDDSTFLAGMGKAIYGAMHGADPEATWVLQGWFLYYQAKFWRAPQARAMLGAVPNDRMVVLDLWGDRYPVWKAREGFYGKPWVWNVLYNFGGKVSMNGDLPKIAANLDSVLRSPDKGNLVGLGMTMEGLGTNPIVPDFVMGQTWLDSVPPVESWTKDYIARRYGAPDPHAWHAWQLLLATAYRSGAQTGNFLAERPQFYEKGTRYRSEPVPPYDPRILAAALDSLLAAAPALGANDAYRYDVVNLARQVLGELGLPLINAVQAAYDRKDQAALHAAEQRVVDLLQDLNTLAGTRREFLLGVWLADARRWGTTADERRLYEYNARNIITLWGSKCTEGQNDDLNLYAFKEWEGMFTSYYLPRWEAFFKLLNHSVTTGVQFDRAPFAAEMCAWEQQWSRETGSFPTEPQGDAVATARRLAAKYHVQ
- a CDS encoding DJ-1/PfpI family protein, which codes for MGKKLLMIVGDFVEDYEVMVPFQALRAVGHQVDAVCPKKAAGDTVRTAIHDFEGDQTYSEKPGHNFALNATFDEVREPDYDALVIPGGRAPEYLRLDGRVIAIVQAFARAGKPIAAICHGAQLLAAANVITGKRISAYPACAPEVELAGATYASISIDDAVTDGNFVTAPAWPAHPAWIAQFLTVLGTRIEHTA
- a CDS encoding thioredoxin family protein, with the protein product MIDIKVLGSGCSNCKSTAGLIETVARAKGVEFTLTKVEDMKDIMSYGIMSTPGVVLDGQVVHAGGVPTRSKVEGWFA
- a CDS encoding metalloregulator ArsR/SmtB family transcription factor produces the protein MDELKPLLTAIAEPTRLGALRLLWDGQEHCVCELMERLGASQSRMSRHMAQLKRVGLVVDRRDAQWVRYRRNPSLPRPQVRIVEAVLASLDAAPPRRVA